The genomic window TTGGCCAAAGCTTGTATTCTCTAACaattaggggtgtgcaaaattcgggtaaaaccgaaaaaattcggttaaccgaccgaattcagttaatcggtcggttaaccgaatttttttggtCGGGGgtcgattaattattttttaattttttggttaacggttaattcggttcgaaaccggtcggttaactgaattttttcggtttaacagaaaaaatttataaataaaattataatatataaataggcccactattcacctaaacccaatccaaacccaagtattcaacccaacccaattacccaacccaacccaatcataaaaattacaaataatttaataaataaaaataaaattctaaaactaaaactaaaactaaagtctaaaagtctaaaaataatttaattatgtagtgattcaattcggttaattcgggtaattcggttaatttgggtaatccggttaattcgggtaatttggttaatttttaaccaaaaataaaaatatataattttcggttaatttggttaaccgaccgaattaaccgaaaaaatttcggttcggttaattttttttgaaaaaatttcgattcggttaacagttaaaaattttgaaaggtcgattaattcggttaatgttatttcggttaaccgaatgaacacccctattaACAATGGTGTTCATGAATGAATGTAGAAgaaaagtgaaaatgaaatggttgccttttgttttattaattgttttacttttattattttaacatatattataaaataaatataatttaacatacaAAATACTTAAAAAACAAACCCATTAACCGTCCAAGCTATCCTAAcatggtctaattgcaacataaggcCTTCCAACCATGACTTTATAGCCATTAagcattaataaattaatagcgaTTATCTTTGCAGTGTTTACGATTTAATCCCATTTCCTTAATTAATtatccaaacgtcaaaatttctgaatcaaattttaatataccTATATtgtaacttcgtaaatatttataaaattatttgttgTCTTGGTTAATAGAaataaggtcccgatacctcgtttttcaaaaccacttgactttagggacaaccCACTTGTacttaattatttattcaattaacagaatttatcatataaaaatttaatattatactatatttgactaataaatattaaataataatagttataagcTCACTCGTAGAATTTGTAGTCTCAAAACCACTACTTCCAACATCActgaaaaataggctattacaaccTCACTTTTtaacactttcattttggtcacccaaataaaaaaaatttacaatttaatcattgttgTTACAACTATTTATTGTTTTGGTCACCCATCCATTTTCTCACCGATGTGACATGGCACTTCATGTCCACATAACTACTCCTTATttgctaatattttttttatgtaattatgtACTTTCTTAAAATCCATTTCCTATTTTTACAATAATGTAAAAACTCTaacctcaatttttttttcataaggtTTATTGTCTAACTTTGGAGAAAGAGAACAGGGTAAAGAAATTGACGCTTCAATGAAATGGAGTTACCTAATGCAATTCCAATgtgctttttttcttttcatgaaGTTACATAATCACTCCTTGCTTGCTAGTAGTTTCTATATTTTCTTAAAATCCATTTCCCCCTATttttattataatgataaaatcttaacttcaaaattgtttttttataagGTTCGTTGTCTGACTTTAGAGAAAGAGAacatgaaaatgaaattgaagcTTCAATGGCCAGAAATGGAGTTACCTAATGCAATCCCAATGTGCTGTTGTAGATTCTTTAGGCGGTTTTAAACAACTAGCATTTTAATAGcagtaaaattcattttaatgttGTGGGATTAGAGGAAGAAGTGATAGCTACAAGCATATCAATGAAAACTATGGTTATAAATTCATGGTCTAGATACCATCCAAACAACTCTTGCAACCCTTCCTAATTTTTCATCCTATGTGTCTTCACCATCAACTTACAAAAAATCACGTATGGGTCATAAGATTTCATGGCTAGAATCACACTTTCTTTGAATGGGAACAACTTATCATTGTTGTCTCTATCGATGATCTTGActtcttcaaaaataaaatttatgtcgTTATTTGACTCGAAGAATAACTTCTTAGAACGAACTCTTTCAACAATTGTTTTTAAAAACTCAACATCAAAACCTTGATTTGAGTCCGAAGAGTTGGTGAACCATGATGAGGGATTTTACATTACCAATAAAATAGGGAAAAGTGAATAATTATATGCCACATCAACCTTGGTTAGTAAGATAATGAATAGATGACTAAAACCGTAAATTACTTtaatagaaatgataaaattatttaaccCGCTCAAAGACGAGCAATTGCTATTCGGCACCCACGAGACCATTGCTCAACTATttataatttggtcatttctTTTGTGTGGTGGTTCTCTCAGTTTTTGAGTTTGCTGCGCTTGTCTGTAGTCCATGTGACTCTCTTTCCTTTGCTTTCGTTTCCCAGTCTCTTACTTTTTGAATCTCAGATCAGGTAACtactcttcctttttctttttagctTTAATTTCTTGGGGTTCTACATTATTCGTGGGATTATTAGTCTACGCTTTTTGTTGATGTTGTCTTTGGGCTACCGTCGTCGATTTCCTGCTAAAACTTTTTGTATAACAAAATATATTGCTAGATGACCAGAACCAATATTCGCCTGTTCCTTTTACGATGATCTAGGACTTTTTATTATCCTTTTGATTAGTGGAATGCTCAATGCTGGACTCAACTTACTCAAACGTTTTACTGTAGAGAGTGTTAATTAAAGATTCTTCTCCCTAGCTTAATTTGCTTCTTAACTTTTATTGTTCTtaccttttcctttttattttcaacTGAGAACTGATAGGAAATTATCAAATCCGAGCCGCCATGGAGGTTAACGACAAGCTTTTGAACACGGGTATTCTCATAGTAGCCACCCTAGTAGTGGCCAAGCTCATATCTTTCCTCATAATGCCTAGATCTAAGAAACGGGTTCCACCAGCAGTCAAAGCCTGGCCGGTAATCGGTGGGCTCCTTCGATTCGTGAAAGGGCCTATGGTGATGCTCCGGGAGGAGTACCCGAAGCTTGGCAGTGTTTTCACATTGAACTTGTTTAACAAGAAGATAACTTTCTTGATTGGGCCTGAGGTTTCATCCCACTTCTTTAAGGCTTCAGAATCAGACCTCAGCCAACAGGAGGTCTATCAGTTCAATGTGCCAACCTTCGGTCCTGGTGTGGTTTTTGATGTGGATTACACTATAAGGCAAGAGCAGTTCCGGTTCTTTACAGAGGCCCTTAGAGTTAATAAACTTAAGGGTTATGTTGATCAGATGGTTACAGAAGCTGAGGTGAGTGATCTGCTAGGAACTTGGTTTATATTATATTACACTTTTGCTTTTTGTTTGTATGTTGTATATTATTTGGTGATGTATCTGGCCTAATAAAAGCAGCGTCTCTTTTTCGATACTATTAGAATATGATACTAAGACAAGGGAAAATGAAGTTCTAACTTGCATGGATGGAGTACATATTTGGTGGATAATTAATGAACTGTTGAAAGTTGTTAGGATTGTATGAAGTTGTTTAGTGAATAACAATGTATCTCTAATCTTTAGGGATCACcgaatttgttttaatttttctcaACTAGTCTTTTTCTATGTTTAGCTAATGTAATGACTAAAAGACTGAAACTATGCGAAACAAATTGTATCAGTTTTCATTTTTCTCCATCGAATTTCCAACTGTCCTCTTTCTTTTATATACTTGGTGTGTGCAATGTGAACCAGCCCAGTTGAATAAAAGTatattgtttatttcattttttattgtgTACTTGAGCTTGTCGGAGACTTCTTAGGAGTCTTCATATCTGAGGATTGAAGTCTAATTTGCACGTGCTAATGATGCTGTTTTGGATGTTGATATTGCTTTCTTTAAAATCAAGCATTGTGTTTCATGTTGTTGTGGTGCACCTTCCCTCTCTTCTTTCATTTATGAGTTAAAAAGAATGTGCGTGAGTGGcttgttatttatttgatttactCTTCATAACACCCACCAACTTTTAATTCTTGGACTactttgatgaataaaaaggaaataaaggatAATAAACACTAGTTACATTTGGTTTTGGGAGGTTAAATGACATGTTACTGAATAGAAAGTTTGTTGTCTTACGTGAAATTTGAGGTTTGTTGTATGTTTTCAATGTTACATATGTTCATAATGTTGTAACTCCATAGATGTGATTTGTTGTCTGATCTTTATGGAATTGGGCAGGACTACTTCTCAAAATGGGGGGATAGTGGTGAGGTGGACCTTAAGTATGAATTGGAGCATCTCATCATCTTGACTGCTAGTAGGTGTCTCTTGGGTCAAGAAGTACGTAATAAACTTTTTGATGATGTTTCTGCACTCTTCCATGATCTTGACAATGGCATGCTCCCTGTCAGTGTTATTTTCCCTTACCTACCTATCCCTGCTCATCGCCGCCGTGACCGAGCTCGAAAGAAGCTTGCAGGAATCTTTGCAAATATCATAGCTTCCCGTAAAAGTGCTGGCAAGTCAGAGAATGACATGTTGCAATGTTTCATTGAATCTAAGTATAAAGATGGTCGCCCAACTACTGAGGCTGAAGTAACTGGCTTACTGATTGCTGCGCTCTTTGCCGGACAGCATACCAGTTCTATCACCTCTACTTGGACTGGTGCCTATCTCCTTCGTCACAAGGAGTTCCTATCTGCTGTGATTGAGGAGCAGAAGCAAATAATGCAAAAGCATGGAAACAAGGTTGATCATGATATCTTATCTGAGATGGACACCTTGTATCGGTGCATTAAGGAAGCTCTGAGACTTCACCCTCCACTGATTATGCTTCTACGTAGTTCACACAGTGATTTTAGTGTAAAAACCCGAGATGGGAAAGAATACGACATCCCAAAGGGTCACATCGTTGCAACATCTCCAGCATTTGCCAACAGGCTTCCTTACATTTACAAGGATCCAGACACATATGATCCCGATAGATTCTCTGTTGGGAGGGAAGAAGACAAGGTAGCTGGGGCTTTCTCATATATTTCCTTTGGAGGTGGCAGGCATGGTTGCCTTGGTGAACCATTTGCTTACCTTCAGATAAAGGCTATATGGAGCCATTTGTTGAGGAACTTTGAATTGGAGCTTGTGTCACCGTTTCCTGAGATTGATTGGAATGCTATGGTGGTTGGTGTGAAAGGAAAGGTGATGGTTCATTACAAGCGGCGACAGCTTTCTGTT from Gossypium hirsutum isolate 1008001.06 chromosome D12, Gossypium_hirsutum_v2.1, whole genome shotgun sequence includes these protein-coding regions:
- the LOC107946187 gene encoding sterol 14-demethylase; the protein is MEVNDKLLNTGILIVATLVVAKLISFLIMPRSKKRVPPAVKAWPVIGGLLRFVKGPMVMLREEYPKLGSVFTLNLFNKKITFLIGPEVSSHFFKASESDLSQQEVYQFNVPTFGPGVVFDVDYTIRQEQFRFFTEALRVNKLKGYVDQMVTEAEDYFSKWGDSGEVDLKYELEHLIILTASRCLLGQEVRNKLFDDVSALFHDLDNGMLPVSVIFPYLPIPAHRRRDRARKKLAGIFANIIASRKSAGKSENDMLQCFIESKYKDGRPTTEAEVTGLLIAALFAGQHTSSITSTWTGAYLLRHKEFLSAVIEEQKQIMQKHGNKVDHDILSEMDTLYRCIKEALRLHPPLIMLLRSSHSDFSVKTRDGKEYDIPKGHIVATSPAFANRLPYIYKDPDTYDPDRFSVGREEDKVAGAFSYISFGGGRHGCLGEPFAYLQIKAIWSHLLRNFELELVSPFPEIDWNAMVVGVKGKVMVHYKRRQLSVN